The following coding sequences lie in one Aquabacterium olei genomic window:
- a CDS encoding methyltransferase family protein: protein MNHAEPAYGLWSLVIFNSAIFIMFAFSFFKPATARDWRSFSAFSAFIVALFVEMYGFPLTIYLLSGWLQTRFPGLDLLSHNSGHLWSTLLGEKGDPHFGILHIGSYIFLGYGFYLLSKSWNVLYHAQRRHGLATSGPYARIRHPQYVAFVMILLGFLLQWPTLLTLIMFPILLAMYGRLAITEEAEMRASFGDEFERYAQKTPRFIPRLKLK from the coding sequence ATGAATCATGCTGAGCCTGCATATGGCCTGTGGTCTCTGGTCATCTTCAATTCGGCGATCTTCATCATGTTCGCCTTCAGCTTCTTCAAGCCGGCGACAGCGCGGGATTGGCGTTCATTCAGTGCCTTTTCCGCGTTCATCGTTGCCTTGTTTGTGGAGATGTATGGTTTCCCTCTGACGATTTACCTGTTGTCAGGATGGCTCCAGACTCGATTCCCTGGTCTTGACCTTCTCTCCCACAACTCCGGCCATTTATGGTCCACGCTCCTGGGCGAGAAGGGGGATCCGCATTTTGGCATCCTTCACATCGGTAGCTACATTTTTCTGGGCTATGGCTTCTATTTGTTATCCAAGTCCTGGAATGTGCTGTACCACGCACAGCGCCGCCACGGGTTGGCCACATCTGGGCCCTATGCACGCATTCGGCACCCACAGTACGTCGCCTTCGTGATGATCCTGCTTGGCTTTTTGTTGCAGTGGCCCACCTTGCTGACGCTGATCATGTTCCCGATTTTGTTGGCCATGTATGGGCGTCTTGCCATCACAGAAGAGGCCGAGATGCGTGCAAGTTTTGGCGATGAGTTCGAACGCTATGCGCAGAAGACACCCAGGTTCATTCCTCGACTGAAGTTGAAATGA
- a CDS encoding MgtC/SapB family protein, which yields MNGTGLPPNAPGLIAALAVGLVIGLERGWHDRELPEGGRVAGLRTFALTGLLGGVLGHLQPDFGPWPLLGALLGLSLLLTVSYTRAATLSGNLSATTAVAMLLTLVLGAFAAHGDITLALAASVIVAVLLDLKPTLHGWLRLIEHRELTASLQLLVLSVVVLPYLPNAGLGPYGALNPYQLWWAVILIAGLSLAGHFAMRFTGAQRGILWTGLLGGLASSTAATLALARYTRQQPAMVSAAASGMMAACGVMFFRMAVLIGVIEPVLLTTFGSALVVSGLLLLSMALWRWHRMAGDAKNEHTVEAMAPFDLGTALGFAGFLAVMAVMVPAAKQWLGNYGIYVLSTVSGLADVDAILISLARLHGAGDVATGTAAVALGLATLANMLTKSGIAWTTGGSQVGKTVVGSYLIALIGGGISLWLTLALGRA from the coding sequence ATGAACGGAACTGGACTGCCTCCGAATGCACCGGGCCTGATCGCCGCACTCGCCGTTGGCCTGGTGATCGGGCTGGAGCGGGGGTGGCACGATCGCGAACTTCCGGAGGGCGGCCGGGTCGCGGGCCTGCGCACCTTCGCGCTGACGGGTTTGCTTGGCGGCGTGCTCGGTCATCTGCAGCCGGACTTCGGCCCCTGGCCATTGCTGGGTGCGCTGCTCGGGTTGTCCCTGCTGCTGACGGTGTCCTACACCCGAGCTGCCACACTGTCGGGCAACCTCAGTGCCACCACGGCCGTAGCGATGCTGCTCACGCTGGTGCTCGGTGCCTTTGCGGCACACGGCGACATCACCCTGGCGCTTGCGGCGTCGGTAATCGTGGCCGTGCTGCTGGACCTCAAACCCACGCTTCATGGCTGGCTGAGGTTGATTGAGCACCGCGAGCTGACGGCTTCACTGCAATTGCTGGTGCTGTCCGTGGTCGTCCTGCCCTACCTGCCCAATGCGGGGCTGGGGCCGTATGGCGCGCTGAACCCTTACCAGCTGTGGTGGGCGGTCATCCTGATCGCCGGGCTGTCTCTGGCGGGCCACTTCGCCATGCGTTTTACAGGGGCCCAAAGAGGTATCTTGTGGACCGGCTTATTGGGTGGCTTGGCGTCATCCACGGCAGCCACCTTGGCGCTGGCACGCTACACCCGTCAGCAACCAGCGATGGTCAGTGCCGCCGCTTCAGGAATGATGGCGGCATGTGGCGTCATGTTTTTCCGCATGGCGGTGCTGATTGGTGTCATCGAACCGGTGCTTCTGACCACCTTTGGGAGCGCGCTGGTCGTATCAGGACTCCTTCTGCTGAGCATGGCGCTGTGGCGTTGGCACCGGATGGCAGGTGACGCCAAAAATGAACATACCGTGGAGGCGATGGCCCCCTTTGATCTCGGAACAGCGCTTGGCTTTGCGGGATTCCTTGCCGTCATGGCAGTCATGGTCCCGGCAGCGAAGCAATGGTTGGGAAACTACGGCATCTATGTGCTGTCGACCGTATCGGGTCTGGCAGATGTGGATGCGATTTTGATTTCGCTGGCCCGGTTGCACGGTGCCGGTGATGTGGCAACGGGGACTGCCGCTGTTGCACTGGGTCTCGCCACGTTGGCCAATATGCTGACCAAGTCAGGTATAGCGTGGACAACAGGAGGAAGCCAGGTCGGCAAGACTGTGGTGGGCAGCTACCTGATCGCGCTCATTGGTGGCGGCATATCACTGTGGTTGACGCTGGCCTTGGGGCGAGCTTGA
- a CDS encoding DUF2933 domain-containing protein: MNHQHQGNDSPPSFWTTRYAIGFVVIGGVAAYFLLTEHLAHVVGALPYLLLLACPLMHVFMHGGHGGHGHQHQHPGQPDKPSSAESRKPGEPS, translated from the coding sequence ATGAACCACCAACACCAGGGCAATGATTCGCCCCCGAGCTTTTGGACGACACGCTATGCCATCGGTTTCGTGGTGATTGGTGGCGTCGCAGCCTACTTTCTTCTGACGGAGCATTTGGCCCATGTGGTGGGCGCTTTGCCATATCTGCTTCTTTTGGCCTGTCCCCTGATGCACGTCTTCATGCATGGGGGGCATGGGGGGCATGGTCATCAGCATCAGCACCCGGGCCAGCCGGACAAACCGAGCAGCGCGGAGTCACGCAAGCCAGGAGAACCATCATGA
- a CDS encoding SRPBCC family protein, translated as MSDYRFHREATATLAAPVEVVFALLDDPAHIGAHMGRRSAMMAGALMRTETDTRQGQAVGSVIRMAGRVLGVNLTLEEAVIERVPPRRKVWETLGDPKLLVIGRYRMGFDLTPVANKVDLKVWIDYDLPARGVPRWLRVPLGRVYADWCVRQMVREAAQAFGGERP; from the coding sequence ATGAGCGACTACCGCTTTCACCGGGAGGCGACGGCCACGCTCGCCGCGCCGGTGGAGGTGGTGTTTGCGCTGTTGGACGATCCGGCCCACATCGGGGCGCACATGGGCCGGCGCTCGGCCATGATGGCAGGCGCCTTGATGCGCACCGAGACGGACACGCGCCAGGGCCAGGCCGTTGGCTCCGTCATCCGCATGGCCGGCCGCGTGCTCGGCGTGAACCTGACGCTGGAGGAAGCGGTGATCGAGCGTGTGCCCCCGCGCCGTAAGGTCTGGGAGACACTCGGGGATCCGAAACTGCTCGTGATCGGGCGCTACCGCATGGGCTTCGACCTGACCCCGGTCGCAAACAAGGTTGACCTGAAAGTGTGGATCGACTACGACCTGCCGGCGCGTGGCGTGCCGCGCTGGCTTCGGGTGCCGTTAGGCCGCGTCTATGCCGACTGGTGCGTGAGGCAGATGGTGCGGGAGGCTGCGCAGGCCTTCGGCGGGGAGCGGCCATGA
- a CDS encoding copper-binding protein, which produces MNKINQVLSISALALSVVIPVSSFAQTAMDHSKMGMSHPAAMTDGEIKKLDVTNGKVTIKHGDILHMDMPGMTMVFTVKDKSLLSQVKPGDKVKFMVVNEGGKLVVTDIQPAQ; this is translated from the coding sequence ATGAACAAAATCAACCAAGTGCTGAGCATTTCTGCGTTGGCCCTGAGTGTGGTCATACCTGTGAGCAGCTTTGCTCAAACAGCCATGGATCACAGCAAGATGGGCATGTCGCATCCGGCAGCCATGACCGACGGAGAAATCAAGAAACTGGACGTCACCAACGGCAAGGTCACGATCAAACATGGTGACATCCTGCACATGGACATGCCAGGCATGACCATGGTGTTCACGGTGAAGGACAAGAGCTTGCTGTCCCAAGTCAAGCCGGGAGACAAGGTCAAGTTCATGGTAGTGAACGAGGGCGGAAAGCTGGTGGTCACCGATATCCAGCCTGCCCAATAA
- a CDS encoding heavy-metal-associated domain-containing protein — MEQIELKVTGMTCGACVSRVSRAALGVAGVHSAEVELESGLVRASVDAADTVQPALLKALAAAGYPGESVAVALDGLRSEPEDAATSCGSGARTGRGCCCGH; from the coding sequence ATGGAACAGATCGAACTGAAGGTGACGGGTATGACCTGCGGCGCGTGTGTCTCGCGTGTCAGCAGGGCCGCGTTGGGCGTGGCAGGGGTGCACAGCGCCGAGGTGGAGCTTGAAAGCGGCTTGGTGCGCGCCAGCGTCGATGCGGCTGACACGGTACAGCCAGCGCTGTTGAAAGCCCTCGCGGCGGCAGGTTACCCAGGGGAGTCGGTTGCGGTGGCCTTGGACGGGCTGCGCAGTGAACCCGAAGACGCCGCAACCAGCTGTGGCAGTGGCGCTCGTACAGGTCGAGGGTGCTGCTGCGGACACTGA
- a CDS encoding heavy metal translocating P-type ATPase has protein sequence MDEHAQHHHHQHAVAGGDDHPPEGAEVAPSLKDPVCGMAVTEQSAHRLVHDGRPYYFCSAGCQSKFATNPLRYVPEPDAAPASTPPAPSTPAAPGAIYTCPMHPEIRQDHPGSCPKCGMTLEPLIPELEEDENPELSDFRRRFWWTLPLTVVVTILAMAGHRLNWFNMAVQSWIELVLSLPIVLWAGWPFFSRGWQSVVNRSPNMWTLIGLGTGAAFVYSVVATVAPQVFPDSFVSMGRVAVYFEAAAVIISLTLLGQVLELKARSQTSAAIKSLLGLAPKTARRIRPDGTEEDVPLTHVHVGDLLRIRPGEKVPVDGTVTEGSSAVDESMLTGEPVPVTKRVGDSVIGATLNTNGALVMRSEKVGSATMLSQIVQMVAQAQRSKAPMQRMADLVAGYFVVAVVAIALLTFFVWGFFGPQPSWVYALINAVAVLIIACPCALGLATPMSIMVATGRGATHGVLFRDAAAIENLRKIDTLIIDKTGTLTEGRPAFDRAVAAPGFDEAEVLRLAASLDQGSEHPLADAIVRAARERSLSLDKPENFESGSGIGVRGHVGARELALGNTALMDQLGVSVQALVPQAEALRSEGASVMHLAVDGQLAGLLAVSDPVKASTPEALATLKAAGLRIVMATGDGLTTARSVGARLGIDEVHGEVKPADKLELVARLQKEGRVVAMAGDGINDAPALAKADVGIAMGTGTDVAMNSAQVTLVKGDLRGIAVARSLSEDTVGNMKQNLMFAFLYNALGIPIAAGVLYPLTGWLLSPLIAALAMSFSSASVIGNALRLRRGP, from the coding sequence ATGGACGAACACGCCCAGCACCATCACCACCAACATGCAGTGGCTGGCGGTGATGATCATCCGCCTGAAGGGGCGGAGGTCGCGCCGTCACTGAAGGATCCTGTCTGCGGAATGGCGGTCACCGAGCAGTCTGCTCACCGGCTCGTCCACGATGGACGACCCTACTATTTCTGCAGCGCAGGCTGCCAGAGCAAGTTCGCAACCAATCCACTGCGCTATGTGCCGGAGCCCGATGCTGCGCCAGCATCCACTCCGCCTGCACCGTCGACGCCCGCCGCGCCCGGAGCGATCTACACCTGCCCGATGCACCCCGAGATCAGACAGGACCATCCCGGCAGCTGTCCCAAGTGCGGTATGACACTGGAGCCACTGATCCCTGAGCTGGAGGAGGACGAGAACCCCGAGCTGAGCGACTTTCGCCGCCGATTCTGGTGGACGCTGCCGCTCACGGTGGTGGTTACCATCCTGGCGATGGCCGGCCATCGGCTCAACTGGTTCAATATGGCAGTGCAGAGCTGGATTGAGTTGGTGTTATCGCTGCCGATTGTGTTGTGGGCGGGCTGGCCTTTCTTCTCGCGGGGCTGGCAGTCGGTTGTTAACCGCAGCCCCAACATGTGGACCCTGATCGGCCTGGGTACCGGCGCGGCCTTTGTCTACAGCGTGGTCGCCACCGTGGCGCCACAGGTCTTTCCGGACTCCTTCGTCTCCATGGGCCGGGTCGCGGTCTACTTCGAAGCGGCCGCCGTCATCATCTCACTGACCTTGCTGGGGCAGGTGCTGGAACTGAAGGCCCGCTCGCAGACCTCGGCTGCGATCAAGTCGCTGTTAGGTCTGGCGCCCAAAACGGCGCGTCGCATCCGTCCCGACGGCACTGAGGAGGATGTGCCGCTGACCCATGTGCATGTGGGGGACCTGCTGCGCATCCGTCCCGGCGAGAAGGTGCCGGTGGATGGCACGGTGACAGAGGGCAGCAGCGCAGTGGACGAGTCCATGCTAACTGGCGAGCCGGTGCCGGTGACCAAGCGAGTGGGCGACAGTGTCATCGGCGCGACGCTGAACACGAATGGCGCGCTGGTGATGCGATCAGAGAAAGTCGGCTCGGCCACCATGCTGTCGCAGATCGTGCAGATGGTGGCACAGGCGCAGCGTTCCAAGGCGCCGATGCAGCGCATGGCCGACCTGGTCGCCGGCTACTTTGTGGTCGCCGTGGTTGCGATCGCACTGCTGACGTTCTTTGTCTGGGGCTTTTTCGGTCCACAGCCGAGCTGGGTCTATGCCCTGATCAACGCTGTGGCGGTTTTGATCATCGCCTGCCCCTGCGCGCTGGGGTTGGCCACGCCAATGTCCATCATGGTCGCCACCGGCCGCGGTGCCACGCATGGCGTGCTGTTCCGCGACGCCGCTGCGATCGAGAACCTGCGCAAGATCGACACGCTGATCATCGACAAGACCGGCACACTGACCGAGGGGCGCCCGGCGTTCGACCGCGCGGTGGCCGCACCGGGGTTCGACGAGGCCGAGGTGCTGCGCCTGGCGGCCAGCCTGGACCAAGGCAGCGAGCATCCGCTGGCCGACGCCATCGTGCGCGCGGCACGCGAGCGCAGCCTGTCCCTGGACAAGCCGGAGAACTTCGAGTCGGGCTCGGGGATCGGTGTGCGGGGCCACGTAGGTGCCCGCGAACTGGCACTGGGCAACACGGCGTTGATGGACCAGCTCGGTGTGTCCGTTCAGGCTCTGGTTCCGCAGGCGGAGGCGCTGCGCTCGGAGGGCGCGAGCGTGATGCACCTGGCGGTCGACGGTCAGCTGGCGGGCTTGCTGGCAGTCTCCGATCCGGTCAAGGCGAGCACACCTGAGGCGCTCGCCACGCTGAAGGCGGCCGGACTGCGCATCGTGATGGCGACCGGGGATGGTCTGACCACGGCGCGCTCGGTCGGCGCACGGCTGGGCATTGACGAGGTGCATGGCGAGGTCAAGCCGGCAGACAAGCTAGAGCTGGTGGCTCGTTTACAGAAGGAAGGCCGAGTCGTGGCGATGGCCGGTGATGGCATCAACGATGCACCGGCGCTGGCCAAAGCCGACGTTGGGATTGCCATGGGCACTGGTACGGACGTGGCGATGAACAGCGCCCAGGTCACGCTGGTCAAGGGGGATCTGCGCGGCATCGCGGTCGCCCGCTCCCTGTCGGAGGACACCGTAGGCAACATGAAGCAAAACCTGATGTTTGCCTTCCTCTACAACGCCTTGGGCATTCCGATTGCGGCCGGTGTGCTGTACCCGCTGACAGGCTGGCTGCTGTCGCCGCTGATCGCAGCGCTGGCGATGAGCTTCAGTTCGGCTTCGGTCATCGGCAATGCCCTGCGCCTGCGACGCGGCCCTTGA
- a CDS encoding DUF2789 domain-containing protein, with product MNSTYHRFTELFQQLGLPSDVESIKGFLSSHSPLDASIRLEDASFWTASQATLLRDEILKDADWAEIVDQLNAALRGVGGR from the coding sequence ATGAACTCAACGTATCACCGCTTTACGGAGCTTTTCCAACAGTTGGGACTGCCGTCTGACGTCGAGAGCATCAAAGGCTTTTTGTCGAGCCACAGCCCACTTGACGCATCCATCAGACTGGAAGATGCGTCTTTTTGGACAGCGTCCCAGGCGACCTTGTTGCGCGATGAAATACTCAAAGACGCTGATTGGGCGGAAATCGTTGATCAGCTGAATGCCGCATTGCGTGGTGTGGGCGGCAGGTAA